Proteins from a single region of Eremothecium gossypii ATCC 10895 chromosome VI, complete sequence:
- the MLP2 gene encoding Mlp2p (Syntenic homolog of Saccharomyces cerevisiae YKR095W (MLP1) and YIL149C (MLP2)): MSDHIESKAESKAEEVDYSRLAARLGLEQGQVQQLGEQLVRTLWGREQAFRQLEAENTRLKVSIGAAESACEHGVEALRERQQQLAAEAGAQQRGQGEAGSAGRAGGPSVPERVQQQLEETERRVAAGDSARRDLARLLEEKISDLDASQQELERVLGVNKELRRHEMELEFTVQSQRSQSLREQAEIQRLQQELALVRSNAEWTTGQLNEKNQQLNSYREKTNGEIQSTQVELNIVKNELEVEHANVAALRSKNGELSKQLQDALCETKRLTDSLHSEKQEFAREMALKQRLIELLNGQVATMKQDLEKAYDVAKNGGMSDSERERLLNDLFDTKKKLELSQANVSRLEDTIKELLETDNVQSGGRNGIEHANVGSPSGGSTISTVYGDLAALRKQLVQERRHKEELQLQVESFVVELEHKIPVLNSFKKRIEELEKQLNGVTLLLEATARERDEKVVQIKQYKNKVGDYETQVGHLVQQRSDLARQVQCLLIHISVRDDSSGPLTAEEVEFVKKLQSCRDSATGSDTQAIISNRLVEFKSVVELQQKNAELLNAIRQLAQKLEQEEHKTQSKVKSLEQNTVNEAKEAILSLQEHVQMLEDQLETVTTERDSFKLLVSEGKNNSLPNPVGAAALQPQEVADGIAHLEARLKAMAEESEQHAKMLNEEIKALYKSNSQLAIELERERSSRELADEKLSLIQKSLELVKGENADLQNRAGSLQALLLEQDTRRQSTIEEFVSAKSELFSISSQLTILQSERDFLRKVEADLKKENESLNKDNNDSQLLILQLKTAQKERDSLIEETRKRYETRIEELDGELSATKQQLERKQREYDELSSSSSTQCKWFQSKLDSLKEELGSSKLALKAKTSELDALKARLNSSTSKLEPASMDHQQSSLVLESDHASRVQSLSKDLDEANRKLSSAYSEIERYKAASNATERPSLSYNAVQDNKDGSKQAAISLEAELTKLNSDIAMANDRIKVLEDELNRREATYSTERSELQEKINALVTDKQRIEEAKADYQQKITQLQTDLEKQISSTNEAETKYQTALQKQAEISENIESLRKSSESYKSEIAKFKSAAEEARKVLERNEQTWDQQKADIEANLDLAHQRIEELSTQNRLLYDQIELLSRSPSSSLEPDTKISSDARELIVTLRRERDILETKIDVSKREEKMLRQRLELTKSELDNLRAQLSESKGLVTEGTDSSQNQEELFEKLNQLNLLREHNMSLRNESEKVSEHNEFLQNEILSLQEKVQPMEEQIKSLTATLTEKEQKLALLKEESDRWKQRSQDILHKYERIDPEEYRKLASEIEVLKAELERKSAESIDSQERFRKLRKQANERLDEFKAAKAKVESELELALSGKSQLEAKLSEAREKITSLETQLTERPASEDDNPVSHELEETKTKLQDAENTINMLKSEWSISEESFKKQLDELNKQLETIQKNSAPSSGHSDPSSYHEQPTAVLEDFKKQVEEERRTLIESHQQELTARLEASRKNFLAEKEKALEELRDSLTNVSVEAASQNLEALKKKWEEEYEQQTLQRIREAEEALKKRIRLPSEERINQVIERKQKALEQEFTTKVNATALALLKENPDSIASDKADLIKDHQKEIVQLKKDLADKFEGQLVQVKKKAFEEGRQQGIMKVKLLESKISKLESQAKAPLGTNVPTKIPLENTQPLAQQVPVKPSPFQLAYAQATFGNVPFLFNKNSEQKKVEHQDDSDSHQNTGNGNKRQSEDRAEESPGKKLREE, from the coding sequence ATGTCGGATCATATCGAATCGAAGGCCGAGTCCAAGGCCGAGGAAGTCGATTATTCGAGACTGGCGGCCCGGCTGGGGCTTGAGCAGGGGcaggtgcagcagctgggCGAGCAGTTAGTACGGACGCTGTGGGGGAGGGAGCAGGCATTCAGGCAATTGGAGGCTGAGAACACGCGGCTGAAGGTATCGATTGGCGCAGCAGAGAGCGCGTGTGAGCATGGGGTGGAGGCCCTGCGggagcggcagcagcagctggcggcggaggctggagcgcagcagcggggACAGGGGGAGGCCGGATCAGCGGGGCGCGCCGGAGGCCCGAGCGTGCCGGAACGCgtacagcagcagctggaggagACAGAGCGGCGGGTCGCGGCCGGCGACTCGGCACGGCGGGACCTAGCGCGGCTGCTCGAGGAGAAAATCTCGGACCTGGACGCGAgccagcaggagctggagaGGGTACTGGGCGTGAACAAGGAGCTGCGGCGACATGAGATGGAGTTGGAGTTCACGGTACAGAGCCAGCGGTCGCAGTCGTTACGCGAGCAGGCGGAGATTCAACGCttgcagcaggagctggcgctAGTGCGGTCCAACGCCGAGTGGACGACAGGCCAGCTGAACGAGAAGAACCAGCAATTAAACAGCTATCGCGAGAAGACAAATGGCGAGATCCAGAGCACGCAGGTAGAACTGAATATTGTGAAGAACGAGCTCGAGGTGGAGCACGCGAATGTAGCCGCCCTGCGGTCGAAGAACGGCGAGCTTTCGAAACAGTTGCAGGATGCGCTCTGCGAAACAAAACGGCTGACAGATTCGCTGCATAGTGAGAAGCAGGAGTTTGCCCGGGAAATGGCTCTGAAACAGCGGCTCATCGAGCTCCTCAACGGGCAGGTTGCAACCATGAAGCAAGACCTGGAGAAAGCATATGACGTCGCCAAGAACGGTGGAATGTCTGACTCCGAGCGGGAGCGTCTACTAAACGATCTTTTTGACACGAAGAAGAAGCTCGAACTATCCCAGGCAAACGTAAGCAGGCTGGAGGATACGATAAAAGAGCTACTAGAAACAGATAACGTTCAATCAGGCGGTCGAAACGGGATAGAACACGCGAATGTAGGCAGTCCAAGTGGTGGATCCACAATTTCAACGGTCTATGGCGATTTAGCAGCACTACGCAAGCAGCTTGTTCAGGAACGACGCCATAAGGAGGAATTACAACTTCAGGTGGAGTCCTTTGTGGTTGAGCTCGAACACAAAATTCCCGTACTGAATTCGTTCAAGAAGCGTATTGAAGAGCTGGAGAAGCAGTTGAATGGCGTGACGCTCCTGCTGGAGGCCACTGCGAGGGAACGTGATGAGAAGGTGGTACAGATAAAACAATATAAGAATAAAGTGGGAGACTACGAAACCCAGGTAGGCCATCTTGTCCAGCAGCGTTCGGATCTCGCCCGGCAGGTTCAATGCCTTTTGATCCATATTTCTGTCAGAGACGATTCTAGTGGACCTCTGACTGCAGAAGAGGTCGAGTTCGTGAAGAAGTTACAATCGTGTAGGGACAGTGCCACAGGATCGGATACACAGGCTATCATATCGAACCGATTAGTAGAATTTAAATCCGTCGTTGAGCTACAACAGAAGAATGCAGAGCTGTTGAACGCCATAAGACAGTTAGCTCAGAAGCTAGAGCAAGAAGAGCACAAAACACAGTCGAAGGTTAAGAGCTTAGAGCAAAATACTGTCAATGAAGCCAAGGAAGCTATCTTATCCTTGCAAGAGCATGTACAAATGTTAGAGGACCAACTGGAAACCGTTACTACAGAGCGCGATTCCTTCAAGCTATTGGTTTCTGAGGGTAAAAATAATTCATTACCCAACCCCGTAGGAGCTGCAGCTTTACAACCTCAGGAAGTGGCAGATGGGATTGCTCATCTAGAGGCAAGGCTTAAGGCTATGGCAGAGGAATCCGAGCAACATGCGAAGATGCTCAATGAAGAGATAAAAGCCCTATACAAATCTAATTCCCAATTGGCGATTGAGTTAGAGAGAGAAAGATCATCTAGGGAGTTAGCAGATGAGAAGCTATCTTTGATACAAAAATCGTTAGAATTAGTGAAAGGAGAGAATGCCGATTTACAGAACAGAGCTGGCTCCTTACAGGCACTGCTATTGGAACAGGATACTAGGAGACAGTCAACCATTGAAGAGTTCGTATCCGCAAAGTCGGAGTTGTTTAGTATAAGTTCTCAACTGACCATTTTACAATCTGAGAGAGACTTTCTTCGTAAGGTTGAAGCCGATTTGAAGAAGGAGAATGAATCACTAAACAAAGATAATAATGATTCGCAGCTTCTCATTTTGCAGCTCAAAACCGCACAGAAAGAACGCGATTCCCTAATTGAAGAAACACGTAAAAGGTATGAGACCAGAATTGAGGAACTTGACGGGGAGCTCTCGGCAACCAAACAGCAGCTGGAAAGGAAACAAAGGGAGTATGATGAATTAAGCTCTTCGAGTAGTACACAGTGCAAGTGGTTTCAGTCTAAATTGGATTCTTTGAAGGAAGAGCTGGGATCCTCTAAGCTTGCTTTGAAAGCAAAAACTAGTGAATTAGATGCGCTTAAGGCACGGTTGAATTCTTCGACGTCGAAGCTTGAACCTGCTAGCATGGACCACCAACAATCCAGTTTGGTTCTAGAATCCGATCATGCTAGCCGTGTACAATCCCTAAGCAAAGACTTGGATGAGGCAAACAGAAAACTGTCCAGCGCATATTCGGAAATTGAAAGGTATAAGGCCGCCTCGAATGCCACAGAACGTCCTTCTCTCTCATACAATGCCGTGCAAGATAACAAGGATGGTTCTAAACAGGCTGCAATTTCTCTGGAAGCGGAACTTACAAAGTTGAACTCTGATATTGCCATGGCGAATGACCGCATTAAAGTTCTTGAAGATGAACTAAATCGCCGGGAAGCCACATACTCAACAGAAAGATCGGAACTACAAGAGAAGATTAATGCTTTAGTGACTGATAAGCAGAGAATCGAGGAGGCCAAAGCTGATTACCAGCAGAAAATCACACAATTACAAACTGACTTGGAAAAGCAGATATCAAGCACCAATGAAGCGGAAACTAAATACCAAACTGCGTTGCAGAAGCAGGCTGAGATTTCGGAAAATATTGAATCGTTACGCAAAAGCTCTGAGTCATATAAGTCTGAGATTGCGAAGTTCAAGAGTGCAGCAGAGGAGGCACGTAAGGTCCTTGAAAGAAATGAGCAAACTTGGGACCAACAGAAGGCGGATATAGAGGCTAACCTGGACTTGGCTCATCAACGCATTGAGGAGCTCAGCACACAGAATAGATTGTTATATGACCAGATTGAGCTTCTGTCAAGAAGTCCTTCTTCATCACTGGAACCAGATACTAAGATTTCATCTGATGCGCGTGAGCTAATTGTGACACTTCGTCGTGAACGTGATATCTTAGAAACTAAAATTGATGTTTCAAAACGCGAGGAAAAGATGCTTCGTCAAAGGCTAGAGCTAACAAAATCGGAGCTTGACAACCTTAGAGCTCAACTGTCTGAGAGCAAGGGACTGGTTACAGAGGGCACTGACTCTTCTCAAAATCAAGAAGAATTATTTGAGAAGTTGAATCAATTAAACTTGTTACGTGAACATAATATGAGCTTGCGTAATGAATCCGAAAAGGTTTCTGAACACAACGAATTCCTACAAAATGAAATATTGTCTCTTCAAGAGAAAGTACAACCTATGGAAGAACAAATTAAATCTTTGACTGCAACCCTAACGGAAAAGGAGCAAAAGCTTGCTCTTCTCAAGGAGGAAAGCGATCGCTGGAAGCAACGATCGCAGGATATACTGCATAAATATGAACGGATTGACCCAGAGGAGTATCGCAAGCTGGCCTCGGAGATAGAAGTTCTAAAGGCTGAATTAGAAAGGAAATCCGCGGAGAGTATTGATTCTCAAGAGAGGTTTAGGAAGTTGAGGAAACAAGCTAATGAAAGATTAGACGAATTCAAAGCAGCCAAGGCGAAGGTAGAGTCAGAATTGGAGCTAGCACTTTCGGGTAAATCTCAGTTGGAAGCGAAGCTTTCGGAGGCAAGGGAAAAGATCACCTCCCTTGAAACTCAACTGACCGAACGGCCAGCATCTGAGGATGACAATCCAGTGTCCCACGAACTTGAGGAAACTAAGACTAAGCTACAGGATGCAGAAAATACCATCAATATGTTGAAGTCCGAGTGGTCTATTTCTGAGGAGTCGTTTAAGAAGCAATTGGATGAGCTTAACAAACAGCTCGAAACTATCCAGAAGAATTCCGCTCCTTCCAGCGGCCATTCTGACCCCTCGTCGTACCATGAGCAGCCAACCGCAGTCTTGGAGGACTTCAAGAAACAGGTTGAAGAAGAGCGCAGAACCCTAATCGAAAGTCATCAGCAGGAATTGACTGCCAGACTGGAGGCTTCAAGGAAGAATTTCCTTGCCGAAAAAGAGAAGGCTTTAGAGGAGCTTCGCGACTCGCTCACCAACGTGTCTGTTGAGGCTGCGTCTCAGAATCTGGAAGCGCTGAAGAAGAAATGGGAGGAAGAGTATGAACAACAGACCCTACAACGAATTCGCGAGGCTGAAGAAGCATTGAAGAAACGCATAAGACTCCCCTCCGAGGAGAGGATTAACCAAGTAATAGAGCGGAAGCAGAAGGCTTTAGAACAGGAATTCACTACGAAGGTCAATGCTACTGCCCTGGCACTGCTCAAGGAAAACCCTGACTCCATAGCGTCGGATAAGGCCGATTTGATTAAGGACCATCAAAAAGAAATCGTGCAGTTGAAGAAAGATTTGGCCGACAAGTTCGAAGGACAGCTTGTTCAGGTCAAAAAGAAGGCATTTGAAGAGGGTCGGCAACAGGGTATCATGAAGGTAAAACTCTTGGAGAGCAAGATCTCGAAGTTGGAATCCCAGGCTAAAGCTCCCCTGGGAACTAATGTACCGACAAAGATTCCCCTCGAGAACACGCAGCCGCTTGCCCAGCAAGTTCCTGTCAAGCCTTCACCATTCCAGCTGGCGTATGCGCAGGCGACATTTGGGAATGTTCCGTTCCTTTTCAATAAAAATTCTGAACAGAAGAAGGTTGAACATCAGGATGACTCCGATTCTCACCAAAATACAGGCAATGGGAATAAACGTCAGTCTGAAGATCGAGCTGAAGAATCTCCCGGAAAGAAGCTGCGGGAAGAATGA